The genomic stretch TACCCCTATACCCCTATATCCTTATACCTTTATAACTATTCATTTAAATATTCTCTTCTGAAAAAAAAGGTTTTTTATTCTTCATCATTAAAACAATAGAAATGAACACTTAAAGTTTTTATTAACAAATTATAGTGAACATCTTTAAACCCGTTTCTTTTGAAAACGCTAATTTAAAAATTAATTTTACGATAATCATTATCGTTCATGTTAAACTAAAAAAGGTTTTATGCTTAAGAAAACTGCAAAAGCCTCTAAAACAAAAAAGATTTTTGTTCTAGATACTTCAGTGATTTTGTACAATCACAATTCCATCAACAGCTTTGAAGATAATGATGTGGCCATCCCCATCAGTGTTCTTGAAGAACTCGATAATTTTAAAAAAGGTAACGATACCATTAATTTCGAAGCAAGAGAATTTATCAGGATCATTGATAAACTTTCTGAAAATGACACCTTGCAAAACTGGGTAGCTCTTGATTTTCCTAATGCAGGCAATTTTAAGGTAGTGATGAATGAAAACGGCAGAAGCGGGAAAGTTGATGCAATTAAAGTTTTTGGAGAGAATAAACCCGACCACCGTATTTTAAATGCAGCGCTTACTCTTGCGGAAGAATACCCCGAAAGAAAAGTCATTATGGTTACAAAAGATGTTAACCTGCGATTGAAAGCAAAAGCATTAAATATTACTGCCGAAGATTTTTCGACCGGAAAAATCAAGGACCTTGAAAGACTTTACACCGGAAAAACTGTAATTAATAACATTCCTCCAGAACTTGTTGATAAAATTTACCAGGAAGGTTTTTGCACCCCGCAAGAAGCAGGGATTACAGAACTCTACCCGAATCATTATTTTATTTTGAAAAACGAAAAAACTTCAATACTTACTTTTTATAACCCGATCTCACAACAAATTGAACGTATTGAAAAACGCTCTGCATACCGCATCACGCCTCGTAACGCGGAGCAGGTGTTTGCACTGCATGCTATTTTAAATCCTAATATAAAACTTGTTACCATGCAGGGTGTTGCAGGTACAGGTAAGACATTGCTTGCTTTAGCA from Bacteroidales bacterium encodes the following:
- a CDS encoding PhoH family protein → MLKKTAKASKTKKIFVLDTSVILYNHNSINSFEDNDVAIPISVLEELDNFKKGNDTINFEAREFIRIIDKLSENDTLQNWVALDFPNAGNFKVVMNENGRSGKVDAIKVFGENKPDHRILNAALTLAEEYPERKVIMVTKDVNLRLKAKALNITAEDFSTGKIKDLERLYTGKTVINNIPPELVDKIYQEGFCTPQEAGITELYPNHYFILKNEKTSILTFYNPISQQIERIEKRSAYRITPRNAEQVFALHAILNPNIKLVTMQGVAGTGKTLLALAGSLEMKRNFKQIYLARPIVPLSNKDIGYLPGDIKSKLNPYMEPLWDNLKMIQNQYGEKDKEFKNITELIEHEKLVITPLAYIRGRSLSNICFIVDEAQNLTPHEVKTIITRAGENTKIIFTGDIFQIDTPYLDSRSNGLSTLIDRIKHHPIYAHIRLEKGERSELANLANTLL